From Bos indicus isolate NIAB-ARS_2022 breed Sahiwal x Tharparkar chromosome X, NIAB-ARS_B.indTharparkar_mat_pri_1.0, whole genome shotgun sequence:
aaggcatcctttaaatcaattactgagaaatatttggcccgttcaggaatttcagacaatagagtaaaaggattaggcaccacggggtgtaaaggaactacagcctcatttattattcgtaaatcttgaactagtctccatttaccatttgatttctttatacccaaaataggagtgttgcaaggactgttacagggaattaatagtccctgttcctttaaattttcgatgatgggttttaacccttctttaacttcaggtttcagtggatactgcttcttatgtggaaatacgtgtgggtctttgagcttaacaactacaggaatagcattttgtgctcgacccacagattttccatcagcccatactctaggatttacattttgttcaactaaagggagagaaagggagggctccatattcatgaaaacagaggcatggaccttgctcagtatatcccgtcccaaaaggggtgagggagattctggcacaatcagaaactcgtgtgaaaacagcacagaatcccagttgcaagataaagaataactgaaataataccttttggcttgtccagacagtcccattacggaagcggattgggaagaaagtgggccagaggcttcagtaagcacagaataagttgccccagtatctaaaaggaaatcgacggattggccccccacaactattaatacccggggttcctcaggtgtaattaggatgggagcttgtgtggggacccccgggcaccttcagtcctgattgtcttgagagtccgaccccggagacctacgcctctgggggcagtctctcttccagtgtggtcctttgcagaccggacatggagccgggggcggcttagatgcctgagggcaatcccgcttgaggtgcccctcctttccacagcagtagcaagcccatcccttttcacctgggcccctctgggcatttttctcaggctgtttaagaacgtttttcatagccatggcgaaggcttccaccttttcctttgtctttttttgcctttctttcttttcctcatattccctaccataatagactgtctgagccagttgtaacagagtatctaaagactgatttggtccatacgcctgttttaatagcttacggcggatatctggagccgactgagtgagaaatctatcctttaagatcacttttccctcttcactttcgggatcaatctcagtgaatctgcgaaggccttctctcagtctatctaggaatttaccaggagcttctttctcttcctgttctatatctgccaatttgccatagtttaaaggcttagaacgcgcctgcctaagtccttcaagaatacatctaacaaaatgactctgatcccatcttcctttagctgtgttgtagtcccagtctggttctatagttgggaccgcctgattcccagtggggagggccgctatctcgttctccctcttccctactgattcattaccaagccactcatctccataagcaaccgcttttcccaaaactcgagtctttgactcaggagtcagcgtttgtcccaagatatacatcacatccttccaagtgaggtcataaagcaaagtaacacctttaaaagctctgatatatttttctgggtcctctaaatagtctcccagatcctccttgattctttgtatttcttgataagaaaaaggcttattaactctcacagactgattatttctcccggtgggtgtttcataaagaggcaacagcttgtgtggctgttcctcagtctctctggctgctctgcgcatatgatcccagggatagattggagaaacctgtttttcctcttctctttgtctcctgtcctccatctcatcgcttacttcgatggtctgagtttctactgaaaccagagtagtctgaggtcgtactgagacaggagttgtttggacctccatgtgggcaatttgaatcccagtttggagtcccagGTACGGGGGCAAAGGAAGAGGATAGGgaggagctgaaggtttcacacccaaatctatacccttaggacataagtctggcatatttcgcagagagaaaaagggcaacacatatgctacttctacccatttcccttgttccttacagaaccggtctaattgtagaacagtattatacttaagagaccctccaactggccaccgttcgccgtcctccaatggataccgtggccatgcagtatcacataggaagaccaggtgtgtcttctttaagccctggggatcaaatctatcccagtttttcaggatacagttcaaaggagtgaggctggaattgttagctcccatctgtaagagagaaaaaaagcgaccagcgccattttttctaccggaggcgtccctccctgctctagatgggggtgtagacagacgttacaccaaaagcttttccttcctggtcggacttagtctgtcccttaccgacgcaggggccgtactcgtccctcccggttctaccaccgagacggggtggggatgtaccaggggtagacttgatagcatccctacttgacgtccagctcttcacccttaaccttgcttgcctctgatgtcacccggggtgaatcagagtaacctcccggaatgcctcccaagctaagaccattgtgggaaacattcgtcacctgagtacctgtgcacgaccctgagtatttcttgaccacaataagactgatgcgaacataaaactgagatgttctttccaagcatcaccacaccagtataacagcctcctctgatccactaagagccggcattaccaaagaaaaaacaacccatcgcagtcccaatctgagtaacctttaacctcagagatgttctgggagctagagctccatctagcttccgaactttcgattcctagcgaggctagacactttcttgactaccaatccaagtttgggacctaagccacagtataCAGTAACAGTATacatcacaagtcccttgaaagtctatgatccgatagattaggttagtacttctaattcccaaggcgttatgaaatggtcaaagagaccgaaaagtttgaccgagaaaggagagttcggtccacacgctttgctCATTTCTGGTCGGTTctcgaaggagacattgggtgcctcttggcattggcaggtcggtataacgccccgacaggtttctgccataagccctatgagatcaccgtggaaccgcagagcagagCTCCTTACTTGTTTcacgcagggcatgccattcattcacacaagcacacggttgagttagtaaagcacagcagaaaacgtgttcgctaagagaacaaagaactaaagctccaagcatccttaccttgtcctgaaggatcccggacgagcccccaagatgaaaggttgttgttgaatcacgcgaatacaccaggattcttggcccccggaggagaagaattcaatccggggccagagacgaggcttgatcgctcggagcttttgtgtaataaagttttattaaagtataaagaagatagagaaagcttctgacataggcatcagaagggggcagaaagagtacccccctgctagtgtttaactggatgttatatagtcactagcagtctgttaatgaaagaaaggaatgtcttaaaattcagaatggcaccaggcccctcacccataagatgcattttgggataaatggtttatcctgggccataaaatgattaacttgaatcttgaagaagggcagaccaccatacaaatagtttcatttacatagattaggggaacaatatccatactggtttgtcaagtaggttctgggccaagaggcggaaccgacttggagacagagttttggggtaaaggcatagtacattagcatagcttaagacaaacatttccataagaaaaaggcattggttatctctagactggagaatagctaacttcaggcgaagccgggtgtcattatggcaacacagtattttaagagaaacctccctttaaatttgtatagagaaggaaaaaatattgctagtttgtttcctcctgccgcttaagagagataaaaatgtctgacacttgcaggctatttcctccatttggagacccctggccttcctgcctgttaccctctcaatctgatagagtgtctgaagaactatggacagaggtttgtgacattgtacaggaggcagggagcaagaccatcccaaagaaaaagacacgcaaaaaggcaaaatggttgtctgaggaggtcttaagaagagaagtgaaaggcaaaggagtaaaggaaagatatacccatttgaatgcagagttccaaagaatagcaaggagagataagaaagccttgttcagtgatcaatgcaaagaaatagaggaaaacaatagaatgggaaagactagagatctcttcaagaaaattagagatacgaagggaacatttcatgcaaagatggactcaaaaaaggacaggaatggtatggacctaacagaagcagaagatattaagaagaggtggcaagaatacacagaaaaactatacaaaaaagatcttcatgacccagataatcacgatggtgtgaccactcatctagagccagacatcctggaaagagaagtcaactgggccttagaaagcatcactgcaaacaaagctggggaggtgatggaattccagttgagctatttcaaatcttaaaggatgatgctgtgaaagtgctgcactcaatatgccagcaaatttgggaaactcagcagtggccacaggactggaaaaggtcagttttcattctaatcccaaagaaagacaatgcccaaaatgctcaaagtaccgcacaattgcactcatctcacacgctagcaaagtaacactcaaaattctccaagccaggcttcaatagtgcATGAAAcatgaattttcagatgttcaagctgaatttagaaaaggcagaggaaccagagatcaaattgtcaacatctgctggatcattgaaaaagcaagggagttccagaaaaaaacatctacttctgctttattgactatgccaaagccttggaccatgtggatcacaacaaactgtggaaaattctgaaagagattggaataccaggccacctgacctgcctcttgagaaatctgtatgcaggtcaagaagcaacggttagaaatggacatggaacaacagactggttccaaatcaggaaaggagtacatcaagcctgtatactgtcaccctgcttatttaacttatatgcagagcacatcatgagaatggctgggctggaggaaggacaatctggaatcaaaatttctgggagaaatatcaataacctgagatatgcagatgacaccacccttatggcagaaagcaaagaagaactaaagagcctcttgatgaaagtgaaagaggagagtgaaaaagttggcttaaaactcaacattaaggaaactaagatcatggcagcttgtcccatcacttcatggcaaatagatggggaaacagtggaaacagtgagaggctttattttgggggggctccaaaataattgcagatgatgactacagccatgaaattaaaagacgctttttccttgtaagaaaagttatgaccaacatagacagcatattaaaaaacagagacattactttgccaacaaaggtctgtctagtcaaagctatgtttttttccatgtatggatttgacagttggtactataaagaaagctgagtgctgaagaactgatgcttttgaattgtgttgttggagaagattctttaaagtcccttggactgcaaggagatccagccagtccatcctgaaggaaatcagtcctcaatattcattggaagaactaatgctgaaactgaaactccaatactctggccagtgatgtgaagaactgactccttgaaaaagaccctgatgctgggaagactgaaagcaggaagagaaggggacaacagaggattagatggtttgatggcatcactgactcaacggacatgagtttgagtaaactctgggagttggtgatggacagggaggcctgacgtgctgcagtccacagggtcgcaaagagttggacatgactgagtgactgtactgaactgattaTTAGAATCGAATCAATTTCTGTTGGTAAGGTTCTAATCACAGAACTTGGCATATGGCAGGCACACATGCAGTCTCAGTTTAGGGTTAGGATTAAAGTTAGCTTAATATCTTAAGTGATGATTTTTACTGTTTACTCTCTGACTACTTAATGCCCTGTTTTCACTTATTATCAACACTCAACTGCTGAGCATTTCTGTCCACTACAAGGTCCTTCCAGCTTCCATCCCTTCCTTGCCTACTGATTGCCTAGAACAGATaagtgaaacttaaaaaaaatttatttgagtatagttgctttacaatgttgtgttcatttctgctatatggcaaagtgaatcagctgtatatatacatatattcctccttttttgaatttccttcccatttaggtcaccacggagcactgagtagaattccctgtgctatacagtagattctcatcagtcatctattttatacacagtatcagcAGTATACATATGTCAATTCCAACCTCCCAATTCACATCTTCCCCTCCTTACCCCTTGGTAAACATaactttctctatgtctgtgtctctatttctgctttgtaaataagattgtctataacaattttttcagattctacatatatgcattaatatattatgcagtatttgttttttctctgagttacttcactttgtatgacagtctATAGGTCCATTCATGTCTCTTCAAGTGACCcaacttatttcctttttatggctgagtaatattccattgtgtatatgtaccacatcttctttatccattcctctgttgatggacattcaggttgcttccatgccctggctattgtaaatagtggtacAGTGAATACcgggttgcatgtatctttttgaattatgattttcccTGAAAGTTAACTTGCCTTTGTAGTCCTCCACTAAGGCTCATTCTGTCAGAAGACTTCCCTGAAAGCCATGGGTAGATTCATTGGTCCATTGTGGTCCTGAAAGACCCTTGCTTTAGTTCCTTCTAGGTGGACTCAGCACATCAATGAAGTCATGTAAGTCTCTATATGTCTCTTAGACTGAAAGCTCctagtggtggtggtagtggtgtgTGTGGCAGGGAGAGGGGTTAGAATGaatatttcttcctcattttgcTCTTCCCAGTACCCAGCACGGTGCTtagagcatgcatgtgtgcatgctcagtcacttaagtcatgtccaagtctttgtgaccctatggacggttgcccaccaggctccttggcccatgggattctccaggcaagaatacttaaatgggttgccatgccctcctccaggggattttcctgacccagcaattgaacctgcatcccatgcatctcttgcattgcaggtggatcctttgccaccgagccaccggggaagcccatgctTGGAGGATACCTAACGGTTTTGACTAAATCAGTTACTTGGAGAAGACACCCCATTTTTCTCATTCCCTTTTGTACACATGTTGTTTGTAGCTGTTTCTAATTGAAAGGAGAGCATGGATGATGGCTTAAACTTCCTGTAAAAAATGAGTGGGGAACTACCTCAGCCCCAAGTCAGCTTTGAAAGGCTCTGCTGGCTCAGGAGAAAATGCAGGGACAGACCATTCGATTTCTTCTGCAGGAAGCTGTGGTAGAATAAAATGAACAATGCATTATCTTCCTGATGATGTTTGGTGGTTTGAGTCCCACCTTTACCACTTACTAATGatatgattgctgggagaaatatcaataaccacagatatgcagatgacaccagccttatggcagaaagtgaagaggaacgaaaaagcctcttgatgatggtgaaagaggagagtgaaaaagttggcttaaggctcaacattcagaaaactaagatcatggcatctggtcccatcacttcatgccaaatagatggggaaacagtggaaatagtgtcagactttatttttggaggctccagaatcactgcagatggtgattgcagccatgaaactaaaagacacttactccttgggaggaaagttatgaccaacctagatagcatattcaaaagcagagacattactttgccaacaaaggtctgtctagtcaaggctatggtttttccagtggtcatgtatggatgtgagagttggactgtgaagaaggctgagtgccgaagaattgatgcttttgaactgtggtgttggagaagactcttgaaagtcctttggactgcaaggagatccaaccagtccattctaaagttcagtcctgggtgttctttggaaggaatgatgctagagctgaaactccagtactttggccacctcatgtgaagagttgactcattggaaaagactctgatgctgggaggggttggaggcaggaggagaaggggatgacagaggatgagatggctggatggcatcaccgactcgatggatgtgagtttgagtgaactccgggagttggtgatggacagggagacctggcgtgctgcaatgcatggggttggaaaaagttgcacacgactgagagactgaactgaactgaatatgatttTAGTTTATTCTCCTGGCCTCAAGTTCCTTGTTGTAAACTTGAggaaatttcctttctctctgacttaGGGTGAGGACTGAGAGATGAAGTTAGTAAACACTCTCAGTAAACTGTTTTATACACATCAAGCTATTTATAATTAAGCTACTTAGATGGGTCCATTATCCTGGCTCATTGAGTGGGAAGCAGAAATGAGACCAACGTGGGTTTATTTATAaattagttcattcattcaaggtAAGGCTGGTCCTGCATGGTTGACTCATTCCATCAGATAAGTGTGTGTGCtttgtgctaaatcacttcagtcgtttccatctctttgggaccctatggactgtagcttgataatctcctctgtccatgggatttcccaggatactggagtgggttaccatactctcctccaggggatcttcccaactcagggactgaacctgcatctcttctgtctcctgcattggcacacaggttctttacctctagcaccacctgggaagccctcatagaaTTTATGTGACAAACATATTAATATGAAACAGCTATTTGATCCAATAATgcaatactatttaaaaaataatttttaagtatttatttttatttttggttgcactaggtcttcgttgcacacgggctttctttagttgtggtgtgtgggcttcttattgccatgtcttctcttgttgaggagcatgggctctaggtgcacagccttcaggagttgtggctcacaggccctAGAATGTGGCCTCAGTAGTTACGGtacacgagcttagttgctccatggcatgtggcatcttcccagaccaggggttgaacctatgtCCCTTGCGTTGGCAGGGGGGTTTTTaatccactgaaccaccagcaaagtccaatAATGCAAtacttttgaaaacatattttttcaaagaaaacaacataATTATTCAAAATGACTAAACTATTTTAGAGTGATAGCTATCTCTATGACCTAAAAACAAGATTCCGGTTTTGTCTGTATTAATATTCTCTTCCATATAACAAAATACTAcaaacttagcaacaaaacaacatgCATTTATTATCTCAAAGTTTCTGTGCATCAGGAGTCCAGGCACAGTTTAGTTCGATCCTCTGCTTAGTGTCTCACAAAGCTATAGTCAAGACGTCAGTCAGGACTAGGTTCTCATCAGAGGCTCCACTTAGAAAGGGTCTGCTCTAATGTTTCCTCAGGTTATTGGCAGAATTATTTTCCTTGGGGCTGTAGGATTTACAGCAGTGTAGGAGGGGAAAATGCTTTCCTTGATTCTTAGGATCCCAGACTaggtctgaaaattaaactgatgAAGACAGACTAATGGGAGAAAAGCATATAGTATATagattaaagggcttccctgatagctcagttggtaaagagtctgcctgcaatgcaggagaccctggttcaattcctgggtcaggaagatctactggagaagggataggctacccacaccagtattcttgggcttcctttgtggctcagctggtaaagaatctgcctgcaatgcagtagacctgggttcattccctgggttgggaagatccctggagaagggaacagctatccactccagtattctggcctgaagaattccatggactgtagagtccatggggtcacaaagagtcagagtgagcgactttcacttttcacttttaggaGAGAAGGGTAAGTGAGGAGGTCAGAGAGACTTTCTtgtttcagttgtttttttcaaattccttcaCCTTAGACTATTCAATGGCCACGGTGCCATATTTTGGGCTAGCTTGTCATGAACTACATCAGCAGGGTGATTCTTCAAAGTCTGTGgtggaaagacacacacacacacacagactaacAAAATGAGCGCTACATACTTATGTAATCATGTCTACACATGATTACCTAGAGGCTACTACCTTTGTCACACTGGACTGGTTAAAAGCAAGTCACAGATCCTGCTCAGTGTGAAAGGATAACCAAAGTTgtcagggaggaaaaaataattttccttctgcCCTTCTAAGTTCTCAACTGGGGCTCTTGTAACAGAACACAGGTTAACAAGAGGAAAAAACAGCAGAAGTTTATTCACATGTATGTCTCATGTATACATAAGAGATACCCAGGGGAAAATGAGTAACTCTCAGATCTGGCTTAAATCCTATCTTCAgctaaatacaaaagaaagaggtgttggggggtggggagaccaATTATGAGGAAGTGATCTGGAAAAGTAAGGTAAACAAGAGTCAGGTTTGTTATGCAGATTTAAGtcagtgccttctccattaataAGACTTTCTTGTAATTTAGTCATCCTCTCTTTCTGGTACAGAGAGAAAGATACCCTTACACAtggaaaatttcctttttaaatgtaaatattcctTACAAAAGGATAATTTCAACTTTGCTTTCAGAGCTTCCCTTGTGTCTGCTGTTGCTCAACATAATCAggtcaaaataatccttatggcAAAAAAAGTATATTCTGAGCATGGCATATCCTGCCACCCTTTAGTGTAAATACCAGTCAATAGGAATCATGGGACCATATTGAGGTCTAGCACACTGTACAACCTATAAAGTATGTCACTCCTTCATTTAACACTAGTGTGTATGCGTGTGTCTctgcttgtgtgtctgtgtttcaaGGGGTTGTATGGCCCATGAGAAAAGAGAACTTTGTTTATCTTGCTCACAGTTGCATCTTCAGCACCTCTAGAACAGTACCTAAGACAGAGGAACTGCTCAATAGATATTTgtagaaggaagaaattaacgaACAAATGAATATCCACTATGTGCATGGCACTGACAATTATTTGGGGCTGTGGCAGTCCATAATGGGTTTGGTTTGGAGCATTTTGTACACCCAAATAGCGTAAACCATTATCCTCTTAGTGATAATAAACTCTAAATTGTTGAATGTAAAACATTTGACAAGAATTATGGGATTATTTTGAACTCAGTGAAGACACATAGCTATTAAATTTCTGAAGCCCAGTGATTTTTATGATGTAAAATTCATGACCATGTCACCTTTATAAAACTAATTATGAGAAAATAGAACTTTCAAGTTGGAGAATTCTAACATGATTAAAAAAGCACTTGACCCTGCCTCTTCTCCatcaaatctttcttcttttttgcgtGGGACAAATTTTCATCTTAGCCTCTGAAGAGTTATGCCCTGAAGTAACTTGTAATGACTACCATCTGTTAAGGAGAAATCCTTAACATTACAGAACTATATAATTGTTATAGCTTTAGTGTTCCTGGATCCAGAATGCAGAAAAATAGCACCTCATGGCTTcagcagatgtttttcttatttacacTGAAATTCCAGTGTCAAAAAGCTAGTCCTTGCTCCATCCTCCCAAGAATAAAATATTCCATATTCCATCGTGTagtatgaagaaagaaaaaaagaaagaaagcagagtgttTTAGATGCCGAACAGCATATGGAGAGCTTTGTGCACCAGGATGTCTGGGGACATCAGTGACAGGACCCTTCTCACAGCTGTTGGAGCCCCTCTGACAAGAAGgctttatgggaaaaaaataggCAATCAACATTCTGCAAAGGATGacattttctattaaattttccCCACTTTTTATATAACACAGCTGCAGCAGCTTTATGTGGCTTTTCCTAATGATACCTCATCTTATGAGCATGTGCGGTTGTGAAACAGTTTGTCAGTGGCTCCCTTTAAATACACAAGGTTTCAGAGCAGTCACTCCCCACTTTACCTGAAAGTCCCTAACCCCATCAACAAGAGTCCCAGACGCCTACATTTACGCGTGCCTGTAACAATACAGAACTTAAAAATGAGCCACTGAATAGGAGGGACAGGCTATGTCACAGTGGCTTCCCAATAATATCTTCCTAATGTAGGTAAAGTTGTTCTTCCAAAAAGGTGTGATGTGGGTTGATTCATTGATGATTCTGTACAGTACCATCTATATCTAACCCACAAGTATAGACTCACTGAgggaaatgaatgaatggtagATCAACTTCACTATATTTCCTtttaactaaaaagaaagctAACTTTGTAGTTTTCATGTTTATCAAGTTGCGTTAAATGCAATGGTTATACATTAGTTTGTCTTCTAAACACTCTCAGTTTGTGCTGATGCCCTTCCTCTAGAGTAAATTCTTACTGTTTTGCAAATGTGTGATGCATTGAATTATACATACTActgataaataaattttaaaattctcttgaaGAAATTGTCCAGATTAATCTAGATCAAACACTGTGGGATTTGATGTCTCTTATTTAAGTGCTGGTTTTGAACATTAAACACGTATCTCAAACCTCCTATCAAGATTTCCTGTTCAGAAGAAATTCTTTAGTTATTTTTGTATCTGTTGTATGGATCTTAAAATCAATTTCATAAACTCTGGCTCAGTTTTGCAATATTTAAGGTAAAAGATAACAATACATTTCTAGCTTTCTGGTTCAGCTATCATTAAGTATTTTGTTTTCACAGAACACTTCAGATAACATAGtgacaacaaaaaaataataatataaagtactttaatctttaaaaatataaaaaaaaatccagactcaAGGAGTTCCCATGATGGTGGAGAAGAGTCTGAGATCACCTCCTTTCATAAACACACAAAATTTACTAATATTTACAGAGACTCTACTAATGAGAAAAACCAGGACCCACCAGAAAAgaccttctacaactaaagatataaagaaggaatcaCAACAAGATGGGTAAGAGGGGCAAAGTTGGAGTATAGTCAAGACCTATATCCCCAggtggggcttccaaggtggcacagtggtaagaatctttctgccaatgcaagagatgtgggcttgatccctgggtcaggaagatgccctggagtaggaaataacattttttacctggaaaattccatggacagaagagcctggcaggctacagcccatgaggtcataaagaactggacataactgagcacatgcatgtgcacacacacacacacacccccccaggTGGGCAACCACAAATGGGAGAATAACTACAATTGCAGATATTCTGCCCAAGAACTGAGAGGTCTGAACCTCACACAg
This genomic window contains:
- the LOC139180888 gene encoding uncharacterized protein, with product MGANNSSLTPLNCILKNWDRFDPQGLKKTHLVFLCDTAWPRYPLEDGERWPVGGSLKYNTVLQLDRFCKEQGKWVEVAYVLPFFSLRNMPDLCPKGIDLGVKPSAPPYPLPLPPYLGLQTGIQIAHMEVQTTPVSVRPQTTLVSVETQTIEVSDEMEDRRQREEEKQVSPIYPWDHMRRAARETEEQPHKLLPLYETPTGRNNQSVRVNKPFSYQEIQRIKEDLGDYLEDPEKYIRAFKGVTLLYDLTWKDVMYILGQTLTPESKTRVLGKAVAYGDEWLGNESVGKRENEIAALPTGNQAVPTIEPDWDYNTAKGRWDQSHFVRCILEGLRQARSKPLNYGKLADIEQEEKEAPGKFLDRLREGLRRFTEIDPESEEGKVILKDRFLTQSAPDIRRKLLKQAYGPNQSLDTLLQLAQTVYYGREYEEKKERQKKTKEKVEAFAMAMKNVLKQPEKNAQRGPGEKGWACYCCGKEGHLKRDCPQASKPPPAPCPVCKGPHWKRDCPQRRRSPGSDSQDNQD